The Acropora muricata isolate sample 2 chromosome 7, ASM3666990v1, whole genome shotgun sequence genomic interval TTTTGTTCATCACTCGAaatagaaattttaatttatctttCAGTGCGACCGCAAAGCGAAACCGAATACTTGCTTACCTACCCACAAAGTGATACGCTTAGAAAGATTAATGACTCTGAACTGCTCTCTTCCATTATAAGCGAGAGTGAGTTTTGGCACATTCCTCCGTCGTGAGCAAGATTCTTGCACAGTTGATTATTTCTAGTGTTCTTGGCCtacttcaaaatgaaagaaaaggaggAAATGAACAAGGGCTAAGATGTCACAAGTTGGAAGCAAGGCAGGGCTCTGAGCTTGGGTTGTCTGTGGTATAGTTTCATTTTGGTCTGAATTCCGTCGGAATGTTAACTGTGGTCCGTGATGCCTTACAGTTGTTGAGGTACTTTCAAATCTCAATGGTTGCCCATGAGGAAATGACTTTAAAGAGCTTCAGTAACCAAGGCGGCTACGGATACAAgaacgtcataaatttgcatacttaacgATGAAAACGAGCAGTTTTGCACGTTTTACACGCACATGTATCAATTAACCACATTTCGCGGCCGCTCTGTTCCAATAAACGaattgaaatgacctgttttgtagttgctTGGAGGTCATGACCTGACGACATGTTGTATTGTTTCTGGTTATTTCCAAGCCGCTGATTTTCATTCCATTTAATAAACGAGAAATGATCTTCAGATTATTTTTCCGCTTCTGTCGGCGTTGTCGTTTTCCCTAAGCTCCCTTTTTTACGATCAGCGAGCACAGAGAGTTGTGTCCCAGTCCATAGTCCACAGTCCTAGTCTCCAAGTTATATTTTGTGCACTGAATGGCTCTGAAAAGGGAAATCCCAGTGTTACCGAAGATCTTTAGCATGCTAAAATATATTCTAAAAAATCTTACTTCCAGGAATATTCTTAACATTTCCTTAGATTTCAGAAACTTCAGCCTTAGGGGATgattacatggcaaatttcagcctgggctgaaacATTGTTATAAAATATATTCTTATTAAAGAGAAAACCAAAACGCAGCTTACAGGATTATGTGGTATTTAAGTGGTTCTAGCTGCCACTGCAGCCAATTCATTTTGAACAATATagaaaggaaatattatttaaaaaccgtgaatgttatctttttttttggttctttCCGTGAAACTTTCGTTGGCCGAAACCACCTGTTAAAATCTCAGTGAATCAAAAGGCTGTGAACGGAATTAGTGAGTCTCCCCAGTGAAGATTTCGCGGAATCCAGGGAGTAAAGCACCATGTTGTCATTTATTCATCTTCATTTTGTGgtttattatttaatattttattatgaGTGCGCAATGAGCAGTGCCAGTCCACGGTCCACAGCTTTTGTATGCAATCCATGTTTTATAATTGTTTATCTTGAAAGGGAAAATTCCCAGAATGACGTTTcgttttccttatgcaaatcaattcgtGAAAAGATGAGAGAAATCAGTCGACAGAGTTTACTCGGTTTGCTTTGTGCCTCAGAAGCTGCAAATAAGACCAAGCtatcgtccatttgtttttgctgagaatCTTTCAATAACAGGTGAGTGTAAAATACCGCTCCGATGAACATCAATTACTCGCAGCGTTTTGCAAATGGACTAAATCATTTGTGTTTTGTGACTatcgtgtaacttcctgttaTCATCATAGTTGGCAACCACGTTTCCAGCAACATAACTTAGAATAACATGCGcaggagaaacaaaatgattcgAAACAATCTCACCGGTTTGATGATTACAAGACAAATATAATCATTGAAAGAGCGGTGTATTGAATTTCGTTGGCCAGTTTTCAAAGCGTGATTTACACTTTAAAACGTTTCATCAAAGTAGATTTCTAGTTTCCCAAGAACAGGAGCGAAACTGTGGTACTACGTCggtggaagagtgaaacaaaaatttggttttatcaaacgagttagtAAATGCTGAATTTACCACTCTGAAAGATTcggaaagctaacgtttcgagcgtgagccctttgtcagagcgaacctttaccaactcgtttcataaaactatattttgtttcatcaaagtGATTTGACTTTAATAGCTTAAATGTATGCTAATCATTTTTGCACATTTGACTTGACAATTTTATAACTCAGTCTTCATCTTCACATGCACATGACAATATAAACGTTGCGTTGTTAACCTCTCtggtttgcttttcagtcaCGAAAAGGTAGTTTTGTCACcttaagcggttttttttagCTACGATATAGACGGGTCTAACTGAGTAATTCTCTCAAAATCTATATAGGTTTGCTTTAATCTCGTCTTAGCTTGAAGCAAAGTTGTTCCACTCTGAAAATCTTATGATGGTTTAATGCAGTTTAATTCGGCATAAGTGTTTGTTATGAGCGATCTTGCATGACGAAAGCCATAACTACGTCACAAAAAAGCCCTCAAAACAGTCAACAAACACAAGTACAGGACTTGCACCTCAAACGTTTCAACACAAGACGCCATAATAGAAAGCAGCAACAACAGAGAGGGGGAGAAAAGTAGGAAGTTAACATCGACATATACTGTTTGATTTAAAACTTCTGGTGCAATCAGTTCAACAACTCCTCTTGCAAATATCCTTCGCGTGAAACATATTCCATTTCTTTCATCGACTGTGAGTAATTTCGACGACAGCCAAACGGGCGAGCGAGCGAAATTCACGAGCACGCGCGACTTGGTGGACACGCGACGATAACGAAAATTCCGAAAATTTTCACGCTCCCGCCGCGTGTCTGTGTCTGTGTCTTTGCCTGTATAATAATGCACTTATTTCCTTATTGGCTTTTTAGCAGTCTTGTCAAGAAGAATGGAAGACAAGgcaggaaaagaagaagccgcTTACCGCTTACCGGGTAACTTccgaagagccattgagtattatgaaaagaatttgagacttgcaatagaaataggcgatcgggtcggagaaggagaagcctatggaaatctcggtcgCGCTTACgactcaatgggtgacttccacaaagccattgagtatcatgaaaaatatctgaaaattgcaatagaaatcggtgacctaGACGGAAAAGGACGGGCCAGTGGAGGactcggtaatgcctacgactcaCTAGGTGATTTcggaaaagccatcgagtatcataaaaatgctttaaaaattgcaaaagaaatgagtgatccagaaggagaaggagtagcctatggaaatctcggtaatgctttcttttcattgggtgacttccgaaaagccattgagtgtcatgaaaaacatttgaaaattgcaatggaaattggTCTTCTTggcggagaaggaacggcctgtggaaatatcggtaatgcttaccacgcaCTGGCTGACATTCcgagagccattgagtatcaccaaAGGGCCCTTAAgactgcaatagaaatcgctgaTCGAGAGGGAGAAGGattagcctatggaaatctcggcaatgcttgcaactcattgggtgacttaaTAAAAGCTCTTAATTTTCATGAAAGACATTTAAAAATAGCAAGAGAAATCGGTCTTCGAGCCGCGGAAGGaacagcttatggaaatctcggttataCTTACCGTTCACTaggtgattttcgaaaagccattgaatatcatgaaaaagatttgaaaattgcagtagaaatcggtgatcgggccggaaaGGGAACGgcccatggaaatctcggtaatgcatacatgtcactgggtgacttccgaaaagctattaaatatcacgaagaacatttgaaaattgcaaaagaaatcggtgatcgggccggagaaggaacggcccatggaaatctcggtaatacttaccagtcattgggtgacttccgaaaagctattaaatatcatgaaaaacgtttgaagattgcaaaaaaaatcggtgatcgggccggagaagggaaAGCCAATGGAAATGTCGGTAATGCTTATCTGTCACTGGGTGTCTATCGagaagccattgagtattatcaaaaacatttgaaaattgcaaaagaaatcggtgatcgggctggagaaggaggagcctatggaaatctcggtattgcttacgggTCACTAGGtaactatcaaaaggccattgaataccatgaaaaagatttgaaaattgcaaaagaaatcggtgatcgggccggagaaggaagaacctatggaaatctcggtaatgctcacGTGTTACTGGGAGACTATCAAAAGGCGATTGAGTgccatgaaaaacaattgaaatttgcaaaagaaatcggtgatcgggctggagaaggagcaggctatggaaatctcggttttgcttaccagtcactgggtgattatcaaaaggccattgagtatcatgaaaaagatttgaaaattgcaaaagaaattggtgatcggtccggagaaggaggagcctatggaaatctcagtATTGCTTATCTGTCACTGGGTgtctatcgaaaagccattaaatATAATGCaaaacgcttgaaaattgcagtagaaatcggtgatcgcgaCGGAGAAGAAgccatcattaattttttttttatacttttttttccttttttttttctgtttttcttattGTGCATATCGTTTATTGATGCCTTTCAAAGTAAGCTACATCAATGCATTCAAACTGCCACTGCTTAGTCACGAGTTTTTAAGTGTTTGGCACGATCGAGTTATTCAAAGGCAACGACAATTTATGAATTGTTTCAGCCATTAGCTCTTAGGTGCTTCAGCGATCTCTGCAGTAGCAGTTCTGCCCACTACCGATTTGTCAAGTCAAAGTTTAAAAACGTTCACGAAGGATCCTTTTGTTTGTGTGCGCATTGACAAACCCTAGAAAAATTCATGGGCCGATTTGAACGGCTGAGGATTTCCTCTACCTTTTTGTCGATGTATCTTTTTCGGAGTTCCTAGATTGTTGTCCAAAAGAGAAAGTCAATGTTTTGGTCTTCTTGGTTGAATGAACAGTTACCCGAAgtgtcattttctttgtttgtttgttgtgtttttttttttttcatttccttttttcttttaatcgtctttgcagtataattacatttttttttacttttacatACAATATGCAATACTaacattacttacgctactAACACTCCTTGCAATACTACTAACTACTAcctacaatatttacaattacAACATTTACGTAACTATAAACATTACGTACAGTACAATTGTTACTTACATTACGATTacaaacacttcaaatattACAGATGCTTTGCCTAGAGAACTTATTTCGTTTCCTTTGAGCAACATTTTTTTGATAAATACATATATTTCAATACCCATAAAAGTTTAACAAGAATTGCTTCCCATCTTTTACTGACACGAATTTTAATGTTCCTGTATATTTACATTGCTTGATTAATacttaaggtaattcctttgaaattgttctactatcaaacgttttttgaaacttggcatagttaacatttatgatatgaacatttaaaaaatgcaataaaaaaatgggatcaccgtacttgtttacacttcagcaggctcttaaagtggggtattttactggttgcgcgttaaaaattcgaatcaccttcatacagaaTTAAGTTTTATCGCTAAattaaagctttttttttattgacataagcagtattgcttcatttaaggcgtttttgattgtctggtggtgggaatattgcactttttcggacagttccgtggttagctttaagtcctcgccttggccaaaatacacccagtacggaactattttcctaaaaaaatcatgttctagtatcaaactttttttcttcttcaaatatgttatttattagactgttcttagcaaatacctAAAAAAAAGTCGGGGGTTACCGGGCTTGTTTCCTCACAAACTTCCGTGAAATGTGATCATGGATTCGGAGATCACTCTCAGGATGGAGAATTGGCGCGGTGGGGACTAGGACGAGACACAAAATGGTGCtcatgttatgcgcagaaaaggttgcgcaatgcaaaaccaaggaatcaccttaagctcACGAATCTTGATCAAAAAACTTGAATCttgataatttatgcaaatctTGATGTACAAGTTCGAATCTTTATGTATATATGCAATCTTGATGTATAAATATGAATCTTGATGAATGTACACGAATCTTGATGTATAGATCACTGTCTTGTCGTGTAAATTATTGATCTTGttgttttgtctctttttgACAAGCATATCACTCACTTGACTTTTATGAAGCGTAGCGACATAAAGTATCTCATAAATTGGCGTCGCAGCCTCGTCCCCAGGGCGCTTTTCCCTGGCTTTGGGTGGGGCGGGAAAAGAGGGCCTAAAATAGGCCCCACTTCCCGCCACTTTTTTTGCTTCATCCCCCTATCCCGCCTAATGAAAGATTTTCATCCCGATCCCGCCTGCTTGTACTTGTCAACATGCAATTGATGTAAACGTTACTGGAAGACTAGTCTCAAAATGGATCTAGGGCACTTTTTACTGCTTtcgaacaaaaagaaatatacCGGAAATAAGAACTTAAAACCCGCGCAATGAAATGCACAGggtcaaagaaaataaaatgacaacttgaaaaacgtcggccctTAATAATGCATAGAAATCATTTATGTTCTTTTTGTGATTGAAACTCTATCTTTTACATAATTTGTAATTCAGAGTTCGTAAAATTCATGATGAGTCTTAAAATTAACGAGTCTTGCCTTTTGTCACAACATATCAACATTCATTGCGGCACCTTAAAAAATTCTGATGCTTAACTGGGATTCAGTACAAAAATAACCTTTGCTGAAGTTACTAAAGCGATGCGTTCAACTCTCACCGTCTTCGCATCAGCAGTCTAAGCGAATCACATCAGGTAAATCTGCCATACAGCTTTCCTTCTCGGATCCTCCAGCCgcgccaatattccccggtacggctcgAGGaagctaggttagtaagtagtttattatatggcactctccttctgatagtaaaatgcacttccggtggcttgcacttaaaaatgtttgtcttctccacccatctttgaaattttggtaaaaatttcaatctttttagcttctgctggtagtttcaatgtaaagaatgacaatattcacacttttttttcgctgttttggtcgcaaattttgaatttgccggcttcgctccaaaacaaaaatacacggattgaaCCATTTCCATGAAAACGGTccgtgaaaaattgaaaaattctgTGTTAAGATTAAAATTCAGAATTGCTGTCTTTTTTCCTGAAATTTAAGTGCAACTAGAGCGAGCTTGATGAAACGTACTATCCAATTACTGAGGCGTGACGAGTACAACTTTCCAATTACAAGTGCATGAcctgtgcaactgtccaattaatgctcaaatcagggctgctgatgaccaatcagtttcgagaattttgatatagctaatttaatttaatttaatttaaattaataactATATTAAAactctcgaatctgattggtggTCATCAAACATGTCGCCCAGTTCGTATAGCTGCTGCAGTGTATCTGGGCTGAGTTTCACTCGATGTCAATCTGACTTCGAGGCTTCTCACCGCGTACTCCGGTTTCCTACATCATCAATAATCGCGTCATGCCAGCAGTGCCTCCAGACACcttgtaaaattaattaattaacaattcataagagttatgacGAATCGATGTGCAGTGTTtcagtcacatgtgcacctatCATGTAAACCCCATTACAAATCAACTGTGGTTGATAAATTATTAGTCAGTTGTGTTAACTTTTGACACAGACTCCTACTCagctaattggtattcattaacttttgaaacagatctctcctattgtttcatttcacatttAAGATTAAGTGTTCGCATCCAATCTGTACGGGCGTTTACGATGGCTCACTTTCGGCTCGCCATTGTAAACGCCCACACCGATCTCCAggtcatattttatctactattTACATAGCCAATTGATAACAGCTTGttactgaaatggtcatcccgTTAGAATTAATACTACCGTGGTAAGGAGATTTTAGGGGATCACAAGAGTTTTGCTAGCTGGGCTGTAGTATTCTGGTTTATAGTATAACCTGCCAATGACGAACCGTTGAAGCAGTGAAGACTCCTATATTGATCTCTAAGTTTGGGGCTGATAATCAAGAGGAAGAGATGTACCACTAGGGATTTGGAGGACAGATTGGGGAAAACAACTGATACCATTATTAGCGACAAAAGCACCCATCCTATCTTCAGTGTATAAAGTAATAAGAACTCTTTGATAAGGTCAGTTCAATCTTGCCTACAGCCTCCACCCATTTTTCCTTTCCCAAAATGGCACTTTGATTGGAATTTTAATGGCATGGAATGACGGAGTCATGACTCATGAAATTACTGTCCTCAGAAGTCAATTTAGTGACAGTTTTTTCAAAAAAGCCTTTATTTGTTAAACAAGCTGTACAAGCGAATGAATTATTTTCTAAACCACATTTCCGTTAAGTATAAAGTAGAAGGTATAatcacaaaagaaatgacaaaatcCATAAACAGACTCTAAAATTTGGTCCCCATGAGTATGTTATTCCATGTGGGTCATCATTAAAATATTCGCGGACATTTTGCGAGTTGCAagaggccaatttcgatattttaaaatttagcttTACACAATAGACCCCcgcacgaggctccgggaaaTAAACACCAGaaatactgtattttattccccggagcctcgtgctgaggtctactgtttacagctgaattttaaagtATCGAAGTTGGCCTGTTGCGTACCAATTCCACGAGCTCCAAAGAGGCGAGGAAAATAGCGCGCGATAAGTAAGATATCCCTACGTCTTCTGTACTAATCCAACCATAAAGAGATTTTTAACTCCGCCATCAACACATTTTGTTACTTCGGATTCTTTTTgtagtaaaataaataaacctgTGTACTTTTAGCTCTTAATTACTACATGGCGGGCGTCACGATGAAAGAATTTCATCTTTAGCACATTCCTCTAGACAGTGAAAGCGCGTGGTCGTTACTAACAAACATTGTTGACTTAATTAAGTAAGAAGAGTTTGCATCACATCAAAAACCTTCCATTGACTAGTGTCTTAATGGTGATGTTTTTCCTCCCAACCTTGTTTCTGAAGATAATTAGAATCTTTGCAACAAGATAGGTGACGACTCCAGCGAGAACAAAATCCTGCGCAAGGGAATCAACGAAGGCAAACATGAGAAGATCAAATGGCATTAATGTCCACTCATGACCGCAAAGAAGAACGGAGTTGAATGAACGGCCATTGTCGTTATAAAATATGGCTTTATCTGGCGGTGGTAGGTCTTTTAATTCCATGTTCAAGATATGTTCAAACAGGAGTTTGTCCCTGACAAGGTAATCCAGGTCCCTCAGCGAGTGATCGATAAAAGCCGATAAAAACCGGTTGAGAGTGTTGTAAGCCAGAAGACGCTTCTCGACTGATGCAGGGAGGCTAGTAGTGCGGCCATCTTGACCTAGATGGAAGCAAAGTGAGAGACAAAAAGAGAAAGGCTTTCATCTTGTGAGTTAGTATAGGTAATGAAATGGGGCCGAGTGATATTAGCGAATAATTTCATGcgtgttttgtccaaaatcaaataattgcCGGAGCCCTTTGATAATACAACGACAgaagcccatcagatggagcttccatctccattaatttctcGAGTCAACCCTTTTCCGAGTAGAgctataaatagaaccattttttttgtaatgcgcttgaatcaCATGAGTGCGCctgctgcctgctgtcatttctctaatttcattggctctttcctctattag includes:
- the LOC136922520 gene encoding tetratricopeptide repeat protein 28-like gives rise to the protein MEDKAGKEEAAYRLPGNFRRAIEYYEKNLRLAIEIGDRVGEGEAYGNLGRAYDSMGDFHKAIEYHEKYLKIAIEIGDLDGKGRASGGLGNAYDSLGDFGKAIEYHKNALKIAKEMSDPEGEGVAYGNLGNAFFSLGDFRKAIECHEKHLKIAMEIGLLGGEGTACGNIGNAYHALADIPRAIEYHQRALKTAIEIADREGEGLAYGNLGNACNSLGDLIKALNFHERHLKIAREIGLRAAEGTAYGNLGYTYRSLGDFRKAIEYHEKDLKIAVEIGDRAGKGTAHGNLGNAYMSLGDFRKAIKYHEEHLKIAKEIGDRAGEGTAHGNLGNTYQSLGDFRKAIKYHEKRLKIAKKIGDRAGEGKANGNVGNAYLSLGVYREAIEYYQKHLKIAKEIGDRAGEGGAYGNLGIAYGSLGNYQKAIEYHEKDLKIAKEIGDRAGEGRTYGNLGNAHVLLGDYQKAIECHEKQLKFAKEIGDRAGEGAGYGNLGFAYQSLGDYQKAIEYHEKDLKIAKEIGDRSGEGGAYGNLSIAYLSLGVYRKAIKYNAKRLKIAVEIGDRDGEEAIINFFFILFFPFFFLFFLLCISFIDAFQSKLHQCIQTATA